One Kiritimatiellia bacterium genomic region harbors:
- the def gene encoding peptide deformylase, which produces MKLELRYYGDPILRKQAEPVRAFGMELRKLIDDMLETMRAAQGIGLAAPQVGWSQAVAVIEMPIDYDLDENGQRLNPDAEMPLVLVNPAIRNSSKKMDLYEEGCLSFPGIRAEIERPYEIEIAFQLPDGTSKIQTFRDFLARVIQHEVDHLNGVLFIDRMSSAKRFALAGKLKRLKRETEERLGVSPA; this is translated from the coding sequence GTGAAACTTGAACTTCGATACTACGGCGACCCGATTTTACGCAAACAAGCCGAGCCCGTGCGCGCCTTTGGCATGGAATTGCGAAAGCTGATCGACGACATGCTCGAAACGATGCGCGCCGCCCAGGGCATCGGCCTCGCAGCGCCCCAAGTGGGGTGGTCCCAGGCGGTCGCAGTCATTGAAATGCCGATCGATTACGATCTCGACGAGAACGGGCAGCGTCTGAACCCGGATGCCGAGATGCCCCTGGTGCTCGTTAACCCGGCCATTCGCAACTCATCGAAGAAAATGGATTTATATGAGGAAGGTTGCCTGAGTTTTCCGGGAATCCGGGCTGAAATCGAGCGACCGTACGAAATCGAAATTGCATTTCAACTGCCCGACGGCACGTCCAAGATTCAGACCTTTCGTGATTTTCTCGCCCGGGTGATCCAGCACGAGGTCGACCACCTGAATGGCGTGTTGTTCATCGACCGGATGTCCTCCGCCAAGCGCTTCGCTCTCGCAGGGAAGTTGAAGCGTTTGAAACGCGAGACCGAGGAGCGTCTCGGGGTTTCCCCGGCATAA
- a CDS encoding polyprenol monophosphomannose synthase — protein MNDYLVIIPTYNEIENVREMAAAIHRHAPWADILFVDDNSPDGTGQLLDRMAAEDPRIRVLHREKKQGLGRAYIAGFKWALERHYEFIGEMDCDFSHNPADLPKFREAAQQADLVLGTRYKGGIRVINWPLGRLILSKCAAYYVQIISGMPFTDPTGGFKCFRRAVLETVNLDQIKSNGYSFQIEMTHHAWMQGFRIVEVPIVFEERRSGASKMSSAIVREALWLVWKLLFRSKFRRSPPREYHPRSVASRAVPA, from the coding sequence ATGAATGACTACCTCGTCATTATCCCGACCTACAACGAGATAGAGAACGTCCGGGAAATGGCCGCCGCGATTCACCGTCATGCTCCTTGGGCGGATATCTTGTTTGTCGACGACAACTCGCCAGACGGCACGGGCCAATTGCTCGACCGGATGGCCGCGGAAGATCCCCGCATCCGGGTTCTGCATCGTGAAAAAAAACAGGGGCTCGGCCGCGCGTATATTGCCGGTTTCAAATGGGCCCTCGAACGTCATTATGAATTCATCGGCGAAATGGACTGCGACTTCTCGCACAATCCGGCCGATCTTCCAAAGTTTCGCGAGGCGGCCCAGCAAGCAGACCTGGTTCTCGGCACCCGATACAAAGGCGGAATCCGTGTGATCAACTGGCCGCTTGGCCGATTGATTCTAAGCAAGTGCGCTGCGTATTACGTCCAGATCATCTCGGGAATGCCCTTCACGGACCCCACAGGGGGGTTCAAGTGTTTCCGACGCGCCGTGTTGGAGACGGTCAACCTCGACCAGATCAAATCCAACGGCTACTCCTTTCAAATTGAAATGACGCACCATGCGTGGATGCAAGGCTTTCGAATCGTTGAGGTTCCCATCGTTTTCGAAGAACGCAGGTCCGGCGCCTCGAAAATGAGTTCTGCGATCGTCCGCGAGGCGCTCTGGCTCGTTTGGAAACTTCTCTTTCGCTCGAAATTCCGCCGTTCCCCACCCCGCGAGTAT